The following coding sequences lie in one Arachis ipaensis cultivar K30076 chromosome B03, Araip1.1, whole genome shotgun sequence genomic window:
- the LOC107634811 gene encoding peroxisome biogenesis factor 10, with protein sequence MVQIQSNSSFRESLKALEDDIQHANTLASALPRDYNGSYIQMKLCYSPFAPLFLSLIEWLDFSCTDDIPHCLGLLHILISNVYIDGMPSISSKERIASLREFYAVIYPSLRLLEGEFNVSRIRDHRSNCSQIVSRKRLEKFLDEDQEGDDECDICMEKSRKMVLPNCVHSLCISCFHDWYLRSESCPFCRGSLKRVSSTDLWEVIGDSDVIDRATLAMDNIRRFYLFMETLTLNIPDAHVYAFNYML encoded by the exons ATGGTGCAAATACAATCCAATAGTTCTTTCAGAGAATCTCTCAAGGCTCTTGAAGATGATATCCAACATGCCAACACACT GGCATCAGCACTCCCTAGAGATTATAATGGGAGCTATATCCAAATGAAATTATGTTACAGCCCTTTTGCTCCTCTTTTCTTGTCATTGATTGAGTGGTTGGATTTTAGTTGCACAGATGATATTCCCCATTGTTTGGGATTACTCCACATTCTTATATCCAAT GTATACATTGATGGAATGCCATCTATTTCCTCAAAAGAAAGGATAGCCTCTCTAAGAGAATTCTATG CTGTAATATACCCTTCGCTCCGATTACTCGAAGGCGAGTTCAATGTGTCCAGAATCAGAGACCACAGAAGCAATTGCAGCCAAATTGTGAGCAGAAAAAGGCTTGAAAAGTTTCTTGATGAAGACCAAGAGGGAGATGATGAATGTGACATATGCATGGAGAAGAGCAGGAAGATGGTGCTTCCTAATTGTGTGCATTCCTTGTGCATTAGCTGCTTCCATGATTG GTATTTGAGATCAGAATCATGTCCATTTTGCCGTGGAAGCCTCAAAAGGGTTAGTTCTACAGATTTATGGGAGGTTATTGGAGACAGTGATGTAATTGACCGAGCTACACTTGCAATGGATAATATAAGACGTTTCTACCTTTTCATGGAAACTTTGACACTTAATATCCCTGATGCACATGTCTATGCATTTAACTACATGTTATGA
- the LOC107632023 gene encoding two-component response regulator ARR11, which produces MDNNGCLPCTRREGFPAGLRVLVVDDDPTWLKILEKMLKKCSYQVTTCCLATEALKKLRERKDAFDIVISDVNMPDMNGFKLLEHVGLEMDLPVIMMSVDGETSRVMKGVQHGACDYLLKPIRMKELRNIWQHVLRKRIHEGREFESLEGFDFEGIHHLMRNGQDQCCDDVSLFALEDCISSTRKRKDADNKHDEREFGDSSSTKKARVVWSVDLHQKFVQAVNQIGFDKVGPKKILDLMNVPWLTRENVASHLQKYRLYLSRLQKQRDQKKCSSSGIKNPDLNPKDPGSSSIKNSMNKQQNVVSIDGFRCPNNGLVQLHESDFTVSELNKTEQRRALATNNIIPDPNMTKVSQIVLNQTFSPLNSEGNIEVFDCTIPTQYTWNQVPKRKLQDDPKSQSIASMVSSPSAASSIASSAVDNIIPVQSKSLMVNDQSSVTSNPGLKTQEFDASLIPELEFYQQNLLWGGEAAFSPLEEDLNFFLLQSECYNDMNFGMHNIDTSDYYYDPGLIADVPNHLLYDSADYSVVDQSLFIA; this is translated from the exons ATGGATAATAATGGTTGCTTGCCATGTACACGTCGTGAAGGTTTTCCAGCTGGACTGAGAGTTCTGGTTGTTGATGATGATCCAACATGGCTTAAGATCCTTGAAAAGATGCTCAAGAAGTGCTCTTACCAAG TGACTACATGTTGTTTGGCAACGGAGGCTCTGAAGAAGCTTCGAGAGAGGAAAGATGCATTCGACATAGTGATCAGCGATGTAAACATGCCTGACATGAATGGATTCAAGCTTCTTGAGCATGTTGGACTTGAGATGGATCTGCCTGTCATTA TGATGTCTGTTGATGGAGAAACAAGCAGGGTAATGAAAGGTGTTCAACATGGAGCATGTGATTATCTCCTCAAGCCTATAAGGATGAAAGAACTGCGAAACATATGGCAGCATGTCTTGAGAAAAAGGATTCATGAAGGGAGAGAGTTTGAAAGCCTAGAGGGCTTTGATTTTGAGGGCATTCATCACTTGATGAGAAATGGACAAGATCAATGTTGTGATGATGTGAGCCTCTTTGCATTAGAAGATTGTATCAGTTCAACAAGGAAAAGGAAAGATGCAGATAACAAACACGACGAAAGAGAATTCGGAGATTCTTCTTCAACCAAGAAAGCTAGAGTGGTTTGGTCTGTGGATCTTCATCAGAAGTTTGTCCAAGCAGTGAATCAGATTGGATTTGATA AAGTTGGTCCCAAGAAAATTCTAGATTTGATGAATGTACCATGGCTTACCAGAGAAAATGTTGCTAGTCATTTGCAG AAATACAGGCTCTACTTGAGTAGGTTGCAGAAGCAGAGAGATCAGAAGAAATGCTCCTCAAGTGGAATAAAGAATCCGGATTTGAATCCGAAAGATCCCGGAAGCTCTAGTATTAAGAACTCTATGAACAAGCAACAAAATGTAGTTTCAATTGACGGCTTCAGATGTCCAAATAATGGATTAGTGCAACTTCATGAATCTGATTTCACTGTGTCAGAGCTTAATAAAACAGAACAAAGAAGAGCACTAGCTACTAATAACATTATTCCGGATCCAAACATGACAAAGGTTTCACAGATAGTCCTTAATCAAACCTTTTCACCTCTCAATtcagaaggaaacattgaagtATTTGATTGCACCATACCAACACAGTACACTTGGAATCAAGTCCCCAAAAGGAAACTCCAAGATGATCCTAAATCACAATCAATTGCTTCAATGGTATCCAGTCCCTCTGCTGCAAGCTCAATAGCTTCTTCTGCAGTTGACAACATTATTCCGGTTCAGTCCAAAAGCCTTATGGTGAATGATCAATCTTCAGTCACTTCAAATCCGGGCTTGAAAACACAGGAATTTGATGCCAGTCTCATTCCTGAACTGGAATTTTACCAGCAAAACCTACTCTGGGGTGGCGAGGCGGCTTTTTCGCCTTTGGAGGAGGACTTGAATTTCTTTTTGCTACAAAGTGAATGCTACAATGACATGAACTTTGGTATGCACAACATAGACACGTCAGACTATTATTACGATCCAGGGCTTATTGCTGATGTTCCAAACCATTTATTATACGATTCAGCAGATTATTCAGTAGTAGATCAAAGTCTATTCATAGCATGA
- the LOC107632024 gene encoding acylsugar acyltransferase 3: MEMEVISRESIKPCSPTPTHLRNYPLSLFDNAVCPNSVPLIYFYAPQESPDEAAKISLLKKSLSQALCIYYPFAGRFKDPTSVHCNDEGVSLVVTRIKTKNLSNILRNPTDALLSPLFPDELQWKDMGLESSLLAVQINCFACGGMAITVCMSHKVGDASTLFNFFNDWSTLTQQPHTTVALPHVGASLFPQSHFPLPRQYSFVPHHNMVCRRLVFEGSKIDSLKALVSSSSSSQKVENPTRFEVVVALIYKCAVSALGLSVSNTLLRAAINFRKRMIPPLPDKSLGNLVSSFYASSMDNDEVELHELVTKTREGLALFCDKYVRNFGDLKFVSEFVTFGQAVTTDNKSSCEDGEKKKKKDMMFFSGWCRFSAYEADFGWGRPVWVTTVLCPVKNSVVLMDTRDGKGIEAVVCMLDKDMAMFERHVHLLRYASLEPNRWTCSSCS, from the exons ATGGAAATGGAAGTGATATCAAGAGAAAGCATCAAACCGTGTTCCCCCACTCCGACTCACCTCAGAAACTACCCTCTCTCCTTGTTCGACAATGCCGTTTGTCCAAACTCAGTCCCATTAATTTACTTTTATGCCCCTCAAGAATCTCCCGACGAAGCCGCCAAAATATCgcttctcaagaaatccctatCCCAAGCTCTATGCATATACTACCCTTTTGCCGGCAGGTTCAAAGATCCAACCTCCGTACACTGCAACGATGAAGGCGTCTCCCTTGTGGTCAccagaatcaaaaccaagaatcTCTCCAACATTCTCCGCAACCCAACGGACGCCCTCTTGAGCCCCTTGTTCCCCGACGAGCTGCAGTGGAAGGATATGGGCTTGGAGTCGAGCTTGTTGGCAGTTCAAATTAACTGTTTCGCGTGCGGCGGAATGGCCATAACCGTATGCATGTCTCACAAGGTTGGTGACGCTTCCACTTTGTTCAACTTCTTCAACGATTGGTCAACGCTCACCCAACAACCTCACACCACAGTAGCCTTACCCCATGTTGGAGCTTCGCTTTTCCCACAAAGCCACTTCCCACTTCCCCGCCAATATTCCTTCGTCCCTCACCACAACATG gTGTGTAGAAGGCTTGTGTTCGAAGGTTCCAAAATTGATTCCCTTAAGGCCTTGGTTTCGTCGTCGTCGTCTTCTCAGAAGGTGGAGAACCCTACTAGGTTTGAGGTTGTGGTTGCACTGATTTACAAGTGTGCTGTTTCGGCGTTGGGATTGAGTGTTAGCAACACGCTCTTGCGTGCTGCCATCAACTTCCGCAAGAGAATGATTCCTCCGCTGCCGGACAAGTCCTTAGGGAACTTGGTTTCGAGCTTCTATGCTTCCTCCATGGACAATGATGAAGTGGAGTTGCACGAGTTGGTGACCAAAACAAGAGAAGGCCTAGCTTTGTTTTGTGACAAGTATGTAAGAAACTTTGGGGACTTGAAATTCGTGTCGGAGTTCGTAACATTTGGACAAGCTGTTACTACTGATAATAAGAGTAGTTGTGAGGatggggagaagaagaagaagaaagatatgATGTTTTTCTCTGGGTGGTGTAGGTTTTCGGCGTATGAAGCGGATTTTGGGTGGGGGAGGCCAGTGTGGGTGACCACTGTTTTGTGTCCTGTGAAGAACAGCGTGGTTTTGATGGATACGAGAGATGGGAAAGGGATTGAAGCGGTTGTGTGCATGCTTGACAAAGACATGGCCATGTTTGAGCGTCACGTTCATCTTCTTCGCTATGCTTCTCTTGAACCAAACCGTTGGACATGCTCATCATGTTCTTGA
- the LOC107632025 gene encoding deacetylvindoline O-acetyltransferase, with amino-acid sequence MERELISRESIKPSKPTPWHHRVHHLSFIDHIVARNYVPAIYFYPNNNEEDVTTRISRLKKSLSKVLTIYYPFAGTYRDQRSIHCNDRGVTLLVSNVKTNLSYILNNPSESLLNPLFPDGLQWKDMGSDATILAIQINQFSCGGIAIAVCLSHKLGDGSTLFNFVNDWATINRTNNQLPFPPDLVAGSSLFPQEDLPVFPEISFTKQNTVCARLVFEGSKIESLKETVKSNGVENPSRVEVVIGMIYKRAVSALGLGGNVNAPLLLVAANLRRRMVPPLPEKSIGNWVWSFPVVSKKKEEGAGLHELVEETREGLSELCEKSVKKFGDKEFVIEFLRKATTARRSSPIGSEKRVFFFASWCRVPTYEVDFGWGKAAWVTSVGSPVKNSVVLMDARDGNGVEALVSMEEQDLVVFQRDFELLQYASINPKVHA; translated from the coding sequence ATGGAGAGAGAATTAATATCAAGAGAAAGCATCAAACCCTCTAAACCTACACCTTGGCACCACAGAGTCCATCACCTCTCCTTCATAGACCACATCGTTGCACGAAACTACGTCCCGGCAATTTACTTTTACCCGAACAACAACGAAGAAGACGTAACAACCAGAATATCAAGGCTCAAAAAATCGTTATCCAAAGTTCTAACCATATACTACCCTTTTGCAGGTACCTACAGGGACCAGCGATCCATCCATTGCAACGACCGAGGCGTCACATTGCTCGTTTCAAACGTCAAAACCAACCTCTCATATATTCTCAACAACCCCTCCGAATCGCTTCTGAACCCTCTCTTCCCCGATGGCCTTCAGTGGAAGGACATGGGTTCAGATGCCACCATATTAGCCATCCAAATCAACCAATTCTCTTGCGGCGGAATCGCCATTGCCGTCTGCTTGTCTCACAAACTCGGCGACGGTTCCACTCTCTTCAACTTCGTCAATGACTGGGCTACTATCAACCGAACCAATAATCAACTACCTTTCCCGCCGGATCTTGTTGCGGGATCTTCTCTATTCCCGCAAGAGGACTTGCCGGTCTTTCCTGAAATCTCGTTCACGAAGCAAAACACTGTGTGTGCAAGACTCGTGTTCGAGGGTTCCAAGATCGAGTCCCTGAAGGAAACGGTGAAATCCAACGGCGTTGAGAACCCGTCGCGGGTTGAAGTTGTGATTGGAATGATCTACAAGCGCGCCGTTTCTGCTTTGGGGCTTGGCGGCAACGTTAACGCGCCTCTTTTGCTTGTTGCCGCGAATCTCCGAAGGAGAATGGTTCCTCCGCTTCCGGAGAAGTCCATAGGGAACTGGGTCTGGTCGTTCCCCGTAGTGtcaaagaaaaaggaggaaggTGCAGGGTTGCACGAGTTGGTGGAAGAAACGAGGGAAGGTTTATCTGAGTTGTGCGAGAAGAGTGTGAAGAAGTTTGGGGATAAGGAATTTGTGATTGAGTTCCTAAGGAAGGCTACTACGGCGAGGAGAAGTAGTCCGATTGGATCGGAGAAGAGAGTGTTCTTCTTTGCGAGCTGGTGTAGGGTTCCGACGTATGAGGTGGATTTTGGATGGGGGAAGGCGGCGTGGGTGACGAGTGTTGGGTCTCCGGTCAAGAACAGTGTGGTTTTGATGGATGCCAGAGATGGGAATGGTGTTGAAGCTCTTGTCAGCATGGAGGAGCAAGATTTGGTGGTCTTTCAGCGTGATTTCGAGCTCCTTCAATATGCTTCTATTAATCCAAAGGTTCATGCATGA